A region from the Achromobacter seleniivolatilans genome encodes:
- a CDS encoding branched-chain amino acid ABC transporter substrate-binding protein, with product MKLRTTLKLLAASIATVGMAAAAHAADIKFGFAAPLTGPQSHYGEDMQNGLNLALEEANKKGIKVDGQPAKFVLVSRDDQADPRVGVQVAQQLVDQDVVGILGHFNSGTTIPASRVYHEAGLPQIAMATSPEYTKQGYETTFRMMTSDTQQGAAVGKFMVEKLKAKKVAIIDDRTAYGQGLADEVEKAVKAAGGQVVRREYTTDKANDFTAILTNIKGAAPDAIFYGGLDAQSGPMKRQLATLGLKAPLVSGEMTRSDTFIKLAGDAADGTFASLAGVPLDKMAAGKDFEQRYQARFKKAPGVYAPYAYDGAWNMITAIEQAGSAKPEKYLPVLAKLDRKGATSEHISYDTRGDLKEISVTIYEVKNGKWEMVETMVSQAN from the coding sequence ATGAAGTTGCGCACCACGTTGAAGCTGCTTGCCGCCAGCATCGCCACGGTTGGCATGGCCGCCGCCGCCCACGCCGCAGATATCAAATTTGGCTTTGCCGCGCCGTTGACCGGCCCGCAGTCGCACTACGGCGAAGACATGCAGAACGGCCTGAATCTGGCGCTGGAAGAAGCGAACAAGAAGGGCATCAAGGTTGACGGCCAGCCCGCCAAATTCGTGCTGGTTTCGCGTGATGATCAAGCTGATCCGCGCGTGGGTGTGCAAGTCGCCCAGCAATTGGTCGATCAAGACGTCGTTGGCATCTTGGGCCACTTCAATTCCGGCACCACGATCCCCGCTTCGCGCGTCTACCACGAGGCCGGTCTGCCGCAGATCGCCATGGCCACGTCGCCGGAATACACCAAGCAAGGCTACGAAACCACTTTCCGCATGATGACCAGCGACACCCAGCAGGGCGCCGCCGTAGGCAAGTTCATGGTGGAAAAGCTGAAGGCCAAGAAGGTCGCGATCATCGATGACCGCACGGCATATGGCCAAGGTTTGGCCGACGAAGTCGAAAAGGCCGTCAAGGCCGCTGGCGGCCAAGTGGTGCGCCGTGAATACACGACCGACAAGGCAAACGACTTCACCGCCATCCTGACCAACATCAAGGGCGCTGCGCCCGACGCGATTTTCTACGGTGGCCTGGATGCGCAATCCGGTCCCATGAAGCGTCAATTGGCAACGCTGGGCTTGAAGGCTCCGCTGGTCTCGGGCGAGATGACTCGCAGCGACACCTTCATCAAGCTGGCTGGCGATGCCGCCGACGGCACCTTTGCGTCGCTTGCTGGCGTGCCGCTGGACAAGATGGCTGCGGGCAAGGACTTTGAACAGCGCTATCAGGCGCGATTCAAAAAGGCTCCCGGCGTTTATGCTCCCTACGCCTATGACGGCGCCTGGAACATGATCACCGCGATCGAGCAGGCCGGTTCGGCCAAGCCCGAGAAGTACCTGCCCGTGCTGGCCAAGCTGGACCGCAAGGGCGCAACCAGCGAACACATTTCCTACGACACTCGTGGCGATCTGAAAGAGATCTCGGTCACCATCTACGAAGTCAAGAACGGCAAGTGGGAGATGGTTGAAACGATGGTCAGCCAAGCCAACTAA
- a CDS encoding branched-chain amino acid ABC transporter permease, translated as MVYGIIWLINFAHGDVVMIGAMAATTIAISLVGGDPGTSAFVVLGVGLLVSVPLCMAVGWTAERVAYRPLRRAPRLAALITAIGVSIILQNVAMMSWGRNYLNFPQVLSPRVFEFAGARMSTLQIAIVVIAALIMGGLLAVVHKTRLGTAMRATAQNREVAGLMGVNINTVISAAFLIGSALAAVAGMMVATYYGVSQYTMGFMLGLKAFTAAVLGGIGNLVGAMAGGLLLGIIESLGAGYIGDLTGGFLGSHYQDVFAFFVLVLVLIFRPSGLLGERVGDRA; from the coding sequence ATGGTGTACGGCATTATTTGGCTGATCAACTTCGCGCATGGCGATGTCGTCATGATTGGCGCTATGGCGGCAACAACCATCGCCATATCGCTAGTGGGCGGCGACCCCGGCACATCCGCCTTTGTTGTGCTGGGCGTGGGCTTGCTCGTGTCTGTGCCGCTTTGCATGGCGGTGGGCTGGACGGCCGAACGCGTGGCCTACCGGCCGTTGCGGCGTGCGCCGCGCCTGGCCGCGCTGATTACGGCCATTGGCGTGTCCATCATCTTGCAGAATGTGGCCATGATGAGCTGGGGACGCAATTATCTGAATTTCCCGCAGGTGCTGTCGCCGCGGGTGTTCGAGTTTGCTGGCGCGCGCATGAGCACTTTGCAGATTGCCATCGTAGTGATCGCAGCGCTGATCATGGGCGGCTTGCTGGCCGTGGTGCACAAGACCCGTTTGGGCACGGCCATGCGCGCCACTGCGCAAAACCGCGAGGTTGCAGGCCTGATGGGCGTGAACATCAATACGGTGATCTCGGCGGCGTTTCTGATCGGGTCGGCGCTGGCCGCGGTGGCGGGCATGATGGTCGCTACCTACTACGGCGTGTCGCAATACACCATGGGCTTCATGTTGGGCCTGAAAGCCTTTACTGCTGCGGTGCTTGGCGGAATTGGCAATCTGGTGGGCGCCATGGCTGGCGGCTTGCTGCTGGGCATTATCGAATCGCTGGGCGCTGGGTATATCGGTGACCTGACCGGCGGTTTCCTGGGCAGCCATTACCAGGATGTATTTGCGTTCTTCGTGCTGGTGCTGGTGCTTATCTTCCGTCCGTCCGGCCTGCTGGGTGAGCGTGTGGGAGATCGCGCATGA